From a single Desulfobacterales bacterium genomic region:
- a CDS encoding Rho termination factor N-terminal domain-containing protein, with protein sequence MGDKEKTKEKPLEKMTAKDLREMAMGLPGITGAHGMNKPELISAIKQAKGITEEKSSIKDVVVRDVKVKIGVLKGKRVEALAAKNAKMATRFRRQISKLKKKTRRAA encoded by the coding sequence ATGGGCGACAAAGAAAAGACGAAGGAAAAACCACTGGAAAAAATGACGGCCAAGGACCTTCGGGAGATGGCAATGGGGCTTCCCGGGATTACCGGTGCGCACGGAATGAACAAACCGGAGTTGATATCGGCAATCAAACAGGCCAAGGGTATCACCGAAGAGAAATCCTCGATCAAGGATGTCGTTGTCCGTGATGTTAAAGTCAAGATCGGAGTCCTGAAGGGAAAACGCGTCGAAGCGCTTGCCGCTAAAAATGCAAAGATGGCAACACGGTTTCGACGTCAAATCAGTAAACTGAAGAAAAAAACACGTCGGGCCGCCTGA
- a CDS encoding slipin family protein: MFNVFYLLVPIILFLWSAIKVLNEYERGVIFRLGRVIKAKGPGLIILIPVVDKMVKVSMRLVAMDVDPQDVITRDNVSVKVNAVIYFRVIDPIKAIVEVENYSYAMSQLAQTTLRSVCGQAELDELLSAREKINSELQEILDTHTDPWGVKVATVELKHIDLPQEMQRAMAKQAEAERERRAKVINAEGEYQAATRLADAATIIQEHPMALQLRYLQTMREMSSENSTTTIFPFPLDLFKPFTRLVDALEKKSAG, from the coding sequence ATGTTTAATGTTTTTTATTTGCTGGTTCCGATCATTCTGTTTCTCTGGTCCGCCATCAAGGTTCTTAATGAGTACGAACGGGGCGTGATTTTCAGGCTGGGCCGTGTCATCAAGGCAAAAGGACCGGGCTTGATCATTCTGATTCCGGTGGTCGATAAAATGGTCAAAGTCAGCATGCGGCTGGTGGCCATGGATGTAGACCCCCAGGATGTGATCACCCGGGACAATGTATCGGTGAAAGTCAATGCCGTGATCTATTTCCGGGTGATCGACCCTATCAAGGCCATCGTGGAAGTGGAAAACTACAGCTATGCCATGAGCCAGTTGGCACAGACCACCCTTCGAAGCGTCTGCGGCCAGGCCGAGCTGGATGAGTTGCTGTCGGCTCGGGAAAAAATCAATTCGGAACTTCAGGAAATTCTCGACACCCATACCGACCCCTGGGGAGTCAAGGTGGCGACGGTTGAATTAAAGCACATCGATCTGCCCCAGGAGATGCAGCGTGCCATGGCCAAACAGGCCGAGGCCGAACGTGAGCGTCGCGCCAAAGTGATCAATGCCGAGGGTGAGTATCAGGCCGCCACAAGATTGGCCGATGCGGCCACGATCATTCAGGAACATCCCATGGCTTTGCAGCTTCGGTATTTGCAGACCATGCGCGAGATGTCCTCGGAAAATAGTACCACCACGATTTTTCCCTTTCCGCTGGATCTGTTTAAACCGTTCACAAGATTGGTAGACGCATTGGAGAAAAAGAGCGCGGGTTGA
- a CDS encoding nodulation protein NfeD — translation MKNRTVIFGLWLVIFWGLGQPARAASGDVYVMTLSGSINPGVAEFVQSGVQKAVAENAACLIIQLDTPGGLAESMRQIVQSILGSPVPIVVYVSPAGARAASAGVMITIAADIAAMAPGTNIGAAHPVNAGGKDIDETMSAKVTNDMVAHARSVAEKRGRNADWVEAAIRDSVSVTETEALKKMVIDLVAKDVKDLIAQIDGKEILGKGKLNLADAAIEPIVENLRTKVLKTISDPNIAYILMMIGLAGLYFEMSHPGVVLPGVIGAVCLVLAFFAFQTLPVNYAGILLILLALVFFFLELKVTSYGMLSIAGIGSLLLGSLMLFEGGEKDPGMRLAWTVLLPTVFLVSGFFVLIAGLVVRSQMSQPRTGASGLIGEIGVVKTPLTPNGKVFVHGELWHATAASPIEAGVRVRVTKVTNLVLEVEKAE, via the coding sequence ATGAAAAACCGAACCGTCATTTTTGGGTTATGGCTGGTGATCTTTTGGGGTTTGGGTCAACCTGCTCGGGCGGCGAGCGGGGACGTTTATGTGATGACCCTCAGCGGAAGTATCAATCCCGGCGTGGCCGAGTTTGTTCAAAGCGGTGTTCAAAAGGCGGTGGCGGAAAATGCGGCTTGCCTGATCATTCAGCTTGATACGCCCGGGGGCTTGGCGGAATCCATGAGACAGATCGTTCAGTCAATTCTCGGCAGCCCGGTTCCTATCGTTGTGTATGTTTCGCCTGCGGGCGCCAGGGCGGCTTCCGCCGGCGTGATGATTACCATTGCGGCCGATATCGCCGCGATGGCGCCGGGAACCAATATCGGGGCGGCGCATCCGGTGAATGCCGGCGGCAAGGACATCGATGAGACCATGAGCGCAAAGGTCACCAATGACATGGTGGCGCATGCCAGAAGTGTTGCGGAAAAGCGGGGGCGTAATGCCGACTGGGTGGAAGCGGCCATTCGGGACAGCGTGTCCGTTACCGAAACCGAAGCGCTTAAAAAAATGGTTATTGACCTAGTGGCCAAGGACGTAAAGGACCTCATCGCGCAGATTGACGGAAAAGAGATTCTCGGCAAAGGAAAGCTTAACTTGGCCGACGCCGCCATTGAACCGATAGTGGAAAATCTTCGAACGAAGGTTTTAAAAACCATCAGTGATCCCAACATCGCCTACATTCTCATGATGATCGGCCTTGCTGGGCTATATTTCGAGATGTCGCACCCGGGGGTTGTGCTGCCGGGGGTCATTGGCGCGGTTTGTCTGGTCCTGGCCTTTTTTGCCTTTCAAACCCTGCCGGTGAATTATGCCGGCATTCTTCTGATATTATTGGCCCTGGTCTTTTTCTTCCTTGAGCTCAAAGTCACCAGTTACGGAATGCTCAGCATCGCGGGCATCGGTTCGCTGTTACTGGGCTCATTGATGCTGTTTGAAGGGGGAGAAAAGGATCCGGGCATGCGCCTGGCCTGGACCGTGTTGCTTCCGACGGTGTTTTTGGTGTCGGGCTTTTTTGTGTTGATTGCGGGACTGGTGGTTCGATCCCAGATGTCGCAGCCCAGAACCGGCGCCAGTGGCCTGATCGGTGAGATCGGTGTGGTGAAAACGCCGCTGACGCCGAACGGTAAGGTGTTTGTTCATGGTGAATTATGGCACGCCACCGCCGCATCTCCTATCGAAGCCGGTGTTCGTGTCCGCGTAACCAAGGTGACCAATCTGGTTCTGGAAGTGGAAAAAGCGGAATAA
- a CDS encoding uracil-DNA glycosylase, with product MNGSGLYTLLGEIEHTLRYMAQTGCTGFDISADQMERLRGWGKGAPSETRETLSNVQKDLGVCRRCPLHRGRRHIVFGEGNPKARLVFVGEGPGFDEDQQGRPFVGAAGKLLTRIIEAMGLSREDVYICNIVKCRPPENRNPLPEEIAQCTPFLVRQLRAIQPAYICALGKVAAQFLSQSQRPISALRGRFFDYHGMSVMPTFHPAFLLRNPEKKREVWEDIQQVMRRLGLSVRGKKP from the coding sequence ATGAATGGTTCCGGTCTTTATACGCTCTTGGGCGAGATCGAGCACACGCTTCGCTATATGGCGCAAACCGGGTGCACCGGATTTGATATCTCGGCGGATCAGATGGAACGGTTGCGCGGCTGGGGAAAAGGAGCGCCAAGCGAAACGAGAGAAACCTTGTCGAATGTTCAGAAGGACTTGGGAGTGTGCCGGCGGTGCCCGCTTCACCGGGGCAGGCGCCATATTGTTTTTGGTGAGGGCAACCCGAAGGCGCGGCTGGTTTTTGTAGGAGAAGGCCCCGGCTTTGACGAGGATCAGCAGGGAAGACCCTTTGTCGGTGCGGCCGGAAAGCTGCTGACGCGGATCATCGAAGCCATGGGCCTCTCGCGGGAGGATGTTTATATTTGTAACATCGTAAAATGCCGACCCCCTGAAAACCGCAATCCGCTACCTGAAGAAATCGCCCAGTGCACCCCGTTTCTGGTTCGACAGCTTCGGGCGATTCAACCTGCCTATATCTGCGCGCTCGGTAAGGTGGCCGCTCAGTTTCTGTCTCAGAGCCAACGGCCCATATCCGCGTTACGTGGCCGGTTTTTCGACTATCACGGTATGAGCGTAATGCCCACGTTTCACCCGGCGTTTTTACTTCGAAATCCGGAAAAAAAGCGGGAGGTCTGGGAAGACATTCAGCAAGTGATGCGACGACTCGGACTTAGCGTGCGAGGAAAGAAACCATGA
- the coaBC gene encoding bifunctional phosphopantothenoylcysteine decarboxylase/phosphopantothenate--cysteine ligase CoaBC: protein MSTSVLRNKSIVLGVSGGIAAYKAVELLRLLQKQGADVRVMMTRNAEWFVGPMTFEAISGHPVCTSLFELGKEASIQHIEWADRADAVVVAPATGNIIGKLANGIADDALSTFLMAVTKPLILCPAMNTHMFESRATQRNLATLRSDGVFIIEPGVGEMACGTTGPGRLPEPAEILDRICAILTPKDLAGKKVLVSAGPTQEAIDPVRFISNPSSGKMGYAIARAAEYRGASVTLVAGPTSLPDPTGVCVIHVRSAADMAQAVFSCMDASDVIIKSAAVSDYRPVAPAAHKIKKNKDSMSLTLEKNQDILFSLGQRKKHQVLVGFAAETQDLETYATGKLEKKNLDMIVGNLIGHSGSGFAVDTNRVTFFYRDGASESLPQMSKDEVADTLLDRICERLLT from the coding sequence ATGTCGACATCGGTATTGCGAAACAAAAGTATTGTCCTGGGTGTATCCGGCGGCATCGCGGCATACAAGGCCGTCGAACTGTTACGGCTTCTGCAAAAACAGGGGGCGGATGTTCGGGTCATGATGACCCGGAATGCCGAATGGTTCGTGGGGCCCATGACCTTTGAGGCCATATCGGGGCACCCCGTGTGCACGAGCCTGTTTGAACTCGGAAAAGAGGCCAGCATTCAGCACATTGAATGGGCGGACAGGGCTGATGCCGTGGTGGTTGCGCCGGCCACGGGCAATATCATCGGGAAACTGGCCAACGGTATTGCCGACGACGCCTTGAGCACCTTTTTGATGGCCGTGACCAAACCACTGATTCTATGCCCGGCCATGAACACGCATATGTTTGAAAGTCGCGCGACGCAACGCAATCTTGCCACGCTTCGATCGGACGGTGTGTTTATTATCGAACCGGGTGTGGGCGAGATGGCCTGCGGAACGACGGGACCCGGGCGATTGCCCGAACCTGCGGAAATTCTGGATCGCATCTGCGCCATTTTAACCCCCAAAGACCTGGCCGGGAAAAAGGTGCTGGTTTCCGCGGGACCGACTCAGGAGGCGATCGATCCGGTCCGGTTTATCAGCAACCCCTCAAGCGGTAAAATGGGCTATGCCATTGCCCGGGCCGCCGAGTATCGGGGCGCGTCGGTGACGCTGGTGGCCGGCCCCACGTCGCTGCCGGATCCGACGGGCGTTTGCGTGATTCATGTGAGATCAGCTGCCGATATGGCGCAAGCCGTGTTTTCGTGCATGGACGCTTCGGATGTCATTATCAAGTCCGCCGCTGTCTCGGATTATCGGCCGGTGGCGCCTGCTGCTCACAAGATCAAAAAGAATAAGGACAGCATGAGCCTTACCTTGGAGAAAAATCAGGACATTCTGTTCTCGCTCGGGCAGAGAAAAAAGCATCAGGTATTGGTGGGCTTTGCCGCGGAAACGCAGGACCTTGAAACCTATGCGACCGGCAAGCTCGAAAAAAAGAATCTCGATATGATTGTGGGCAACCTGATCGGGCATTCAGGGTCCGGTTTTGCCGTGGATACCAACCGGGTCACCTTTTTTTACAGGGACGGTGCCAGTGAATCCTTGCCGCAAATGAGCAAGGACGAGGTCGCCGATACCCTGCTTGACCGAATTTGTGAGCGACTCCTTACATGA